A part of Emys orbicularis isolate rEmyOrb1 chromosome 13, rEmyOrb1.hap1, whole genome shotgun sequence genomic DNA contains:
- the LOC135888180 gene encoding zinc finger protein 239-like: MQENYENVTALAGDGTRSENEVGNLPQEGPEQVQWHRALSENMSHSPEQGDTCESQHRADMQQGTHPGNRQDKSTHQGGSLKDLNKDLMQPRICPKDKLYQCAECDRSFNRSSNLLVHQRVHTGEKPYNCPKCGKSFSDGSALTKHQRIHTGETPYVCSDCGESFNQRSNLTVHQRVHTGERPYSCPNCGKRFTHFSNLVKHQTIHAGEKPHKCPNCGKHFRWSSQLIKHLDSHQRAHKGEEPYRCSDCGKRFSYSSHLNRHQIIHTGERPYKCPDCGKSFKLSSILLVHQRIHTGERPYHCLECGKSFCDSSGLIRHRRIHTGETPFQCSVCGKSFTRKSHLISHQRTHTGETPYKCSVCGKSYKVKVSLMSHQKLHTG, translated from the exons atgcaggagaactatgagaacgtGACCGCAttgg caggtgatgGGACGCGGAGTGAGAACGAAGTGGGGAATCTGCCTCAGGAAGGTCCTGAGCAAGTGCAATGGCACAGAGCATTATCAGAGAACATGTCCCACAGTCCTGAGCAAGGAGACACCTGTGAGAGTCAGCACAGGGCAGACATGCAGCAGGGAACCCACCCAGGGAACAGACAGGATAAATCCACTCACCAGGGGGGCAGTTTGAAAGACCTTAATAAAGACTTGATGCAGCCGAGAATCTGCCCCAAAGATAAACTGTATCAGTGTGCTGAGTGTGACAGAAGCTTCAATCGGAGTTCAAACCTTCTTGTCCATCAgagagtccacacaggagagaaaccctataactgccccaagtgtgggaaaagcttcagtgatgGCTCAGCCCTGACtaaacatcagaggatccacaccgGAGAGACACCCTATGTCTGCTCtgactgtggagaaagcttcaatcAGAGATCAAACCTTACTGTACATCAGAGagtccacacgggagagagaccctatagcTGCCCTAACTGCGGGAAACGGTTCACTCACTTCTCAAACCTTGTTAAACACCAGACAATCCATGCGGGAGAAAAACCCCATAAGTGCCCCAACTGTGGGAAACATTTCAGATGGAGTTCACAACTTATTAAACACCTTGATTCACACCAGAGAGCCCACAAGGGAGAAGAACCCTATCGCTGCTCTGACTGTGGGAAACGCTTCAGTTATAGCTCACACCTTAATAGACATCAAATTATCCATACCGGAgaaagaccctataaatgccccgactgtgggaaaagcttcaagctgagctccatccttcttgtacatcagagaatccacacgggggagAGACCCTATCACTGCCTTGAATGCGGGAAAAGCTTCTGTGACAGCTCAGGCCTTATTAGACATCGGCGAATCCATACCGGGGAAACACCCTTTCAATGTTCtgtctgtgggaaaagtttcactcgGAAATCGCATCTTATTTCACACCAGagaacccacacgggagagaCACCCTATAAATGTTCTGTCTGTGGAAAAAGCTACAAGGTGAAGGTCTCTCTAATGTCCCACCAGAAACTCCACACAGGATAG